One window of the Alligator mississippiensis isolate rAllMis1 chromosome 5, rAllMis1, whole genome shotgun sequence genome contains the following:
- the HTR5A gene encoding 5-hydroxytryptamine receptor 5A — MEGPANLTCSAAGGNRSAAGAGAGAGGGGARLSVLGALALVLLAALALATLAWNGLVLATILRVRAFHRVPHNLVASLAASDVLVAALVMPLSLVHELAGRRWRLGRPLCQAWVSVDVLCCTASIWNVAAIALDRYWSITRHLHYTLRARRRLSNLMIGLAWALSAVISLAPLLFGWGETYSAGSQQCQVSREPSYAVFSTFGAFYVPLAVVLFVYWKIYKAAKFRIGSRKSNSITPLSPGALQVKEASQQPQMVFTVRHATVTFQTDGDTWREQKEKKAALMVGILIGVFVLCWIPFFITELINPLCSCDIPPLWKSIFLWLGYSNSFFNPLIYTAFNKNYNNAFRNLFSRQH, encoded by the exons ATGGAGGGCCCCGCCAACCTCACCTGCTCAGCGGCGGGCGGCAACCGGAGcgcggcgggcgcgggcgcgggcgcggggggcgggggcgcgcGGCTGTCGGTGCTGGGCGCGCTGGCGCTGGTGCTGCTGGCGGCGCTGGCGCTGGCCACGCTGGCCTGGAACGGGCTGGTGCTGGCCACGATCCTGCGGGTGCGCGCCTTCCACCGCGTGCCGCACAACCTGGTGGCGTCGCTGGCCGCGTCCGACGTGCTGGTGGCGGCGCTGGTGATGCCGCTGAGCCTGGTGCACGAGCTGGCGGGGCGGCGCTGGCGCCTGGGCCGGCCGCTGTGCCAAGCCTGGGTGTCGGTGGACGTGCTGTGCTGCACCGCCAGCATCTGGAACGTGGCGGCCATCGCGCTGGACCGCTACTGGTCCATCACGCGGCACCTGCACTACACGCTGCGCGCCCGCCGCCGCCTCTCCAACCTCATGATCGGCCTGGCCTGGGCGCTGTCCGCCGTCATCTCGCTGGCGCCGCTGCTCTTCGGCTGGGGCGAGACGTACTCGGCGGGCAGCCAGCAGTGCCAGGTCAGCCGCGAGCCCTCCTACGCCGTCTTCTCCACCTTCGGCGCCTTCTACGTGCCGCTGGCCGTGGTGCTCTTCGTCTACTGGAAGATCTACAAGGCGGCCAAGTTCCGCATCGGCTCCCGCAAGAGCAACTCCATCACGCCGCTCTCGCCCGGAGCCCTGCAG GTGAAGGAAGCCTCCCAGCAACCACAGATGGTCTTCACCGTTCGCCATGCCACTGTTACCTTCCAGACTGATGGGGACACGtggagggagcagaaggagaaGAAAGCTGCCCTCATGGTGGGCATCCTTATTGGGGTCTTTGTGCTGTGCTGGATCCCCTTCTTCATCACAGAACTCATCAACCCTCTCTGCTCCTGTGACATCCCTCCCCTTTGGAAGAGTATTTTTCTATGGCTCGGCTATTCAAATTCCTTTTTTAATCCTCTGATCTACACAGCATTCAACAAAAACTACAACAATGCCTTCAGGAACCTGTTCTCCAGACAGCACTGA